A genome region from Chengkuizengella sp. SCS-71B includes the following:
- a CDS encoding nucleoside triphosphate pyrophosphohydrolase: MPVYNKLVRDHIPNIISNNEKQFQIRVLNKNEYFTELRLKLKEELDEYLNTNTNEHAIEELADMLEVIYTLANEHGVPLDVLENTRKEKVRKRGGFKEKIFLIDVQDD; encoded by the coding sequence ATGCCAGTATATAATAAGTTAGTTCGAGATCATATACCAAATATAATTAGCAACAATGAGAAGCAATTTCAAATAAGGGTATTGAATAAAAATGAATATTTTACAGAATTACGTTTGAAATTGAAAGAAGAATTAGATGAATATCTTAATACAAATACAAATGAACATGCAATAGAAGAATTAGCTGATATGTTAGAGGTTATATATACCTTAGCAAATGAGCATGGTGTTCCATTAGATGTGCTTGAGAACACAAGAAAAGAGAAAGTAAGAAAACGAGGAGGATTTAAAGAAAAAATATTTTTAATAGATGTACAAGATGACTAA
- a CDS encoding SDR family NAD(P)-dependent oxidoreductase: protein MKYTVITGASSGIGYESALAFASREKNLIIVARRQEKLEELKSDIKKMNPNLDVIIRATDLSIKENVYKLYESLKEFKIETWINNAGFGDYDLVADQNLEKIEKMLQLNVEALTLLSSLFVRDYSHVDGSQLINVSSVGGYTVVSNAITYSATKFYVSTFTEGLAHELNEQNAKMKAKVLAPAATETEFAKRARDIEEFEYKTAMPKYHTAKEMAGFMLDLYDSDKVVGIVNGLTFDFELKDPMFNYYSANNR, encoded by the coding sequence ATGAAGTATACAGTAATAACCGGCGCTAGCTCAGGTATTGGCTATGAATCTGCACTAGCTTTTGCATCTAGAGAGAAAAACTTAATTATTGTAGCTCGCAGACAAGAAAAGTTAGAGGAATTAAAATCTGACATCAAGAAAATGAACCCAAATCTAGATGTAATCATTCGAGCTACTGACTTATCCATAAAAGAGAATGTTTACAAGTTGTATGAAAGTCTTAAAGAATTCAAAATTGAAACATGGATCAATAATGCAGGGTTTGGTGATTATGATTTAGTTGCTGATCAAAATTTAGAAAAAATAGAAAAAATGTTGCAATTGAATGTTGAGGCATTAACATTACTATCTTCTCTTTTTGTACGCGACTATTCACATGTAGATGGTTCACAATTAATTAATGTTTCATCTGTTGGAGGTTATACTGTCGTTTCAAATGCGATAACTTATAGTGCTACTAAATTTTATGTAAGTACATTTACAGAAGGGCTTGCACATGAATTAAATGAACAAAATGCAAAAATGAAGGCAAAAGTATTGGCTCCAGCTGCTACTGAAACTGAGTTTGCAAAACGTGCTAGAGATATTGAAGAATTTGAGTACAAAACTGCTATGCCTAAATATCATACAGCAAAAGAAATGGCAGGATTTATGCTTGATCTTTATGATAGTGATAAGGTTGTAGGAATTGTGAATGGATTAACTTTTGATTTTGAATTAAAAGACCCTATGTTTAATTATTATTCCGCTAATAATCGATAA
- the lexA gene encoding transcriptional repressor LexA: MNKLSTRQQSILEFIKEEVQKKGYPPSVREIGEAVGLASSSTVHGHLERLEKKGFIRRDPTKPRAIEILDEESPTPTIATSSIAQVPLIGKVTAGLPILATENIEEYFPLPNHYVGDYNVFMLQIVGESMIEAGIHDGDYVIVRQQQSANNGEIVVAMTEDNEATVKRFFKESNHFRLQPENSTMKPIILNEVSILGKVVGLFRDIS; this comes from the coding sequence TTGAACAAGTTATCTACCAGGCAACAATCCATATTGGAATTTATTAAAGAAGAGGTGCAAAAAAAAGGCTACCCTCCATCCGTTCGTGAAATAGGAGAAGCAGTAGGTTTAGCATCAAGTTCCACAGTACATGGCCATCTGGAAAGATTAGAAAAAAAGGGGTTTATTCGTAGAGACCCTACAAAACCACGTGCAATCGAAATATTAGATGAGGAAAGTCCTACTCCTACTATCGCTACCTCATCCATAGCACAAGTACCTTTAATAGGAAAAGTTACAGCTGGTCTTCCAATTCTTGCTACAGAAAATATAGAGGAGTACTTTCCACTTCCAAATCATTATGTTGGGGACTACAATGTTTTCATGCTTCAGATTGTTGGAGAAAGCATGATTGAGGCTGGAATTCACGATGGAGATTACGTCATCGTAAGACAACAGCAATCCGCAAATAATGGTGAAATTGTAGTAGCCATGACTGAAGATAATGAAGCAACTGTCAAGAGATTTTTTAAAGAATCAAATCACTTTAGACTACAGCCTGAAAATTCAACCATGAAGCCGATTATACTCAATGAAGTCAGTATATTAGGTAAAGTAGTGGGGTTGTTTAGAGACATTAGTTAA
- a CDS encoding LysM peptidoglycan-binding domain-containing protein produces the protein MHLIYTSNAIDTKKAVQLRAQNKSIILRKKVFFILITTVIVTIGLMFGAILNVFASENTETVQQQEEQFIQIYVKPGDTLWSIAKCYVPREMDIRYFISKIKNKNHLENSNIIIGQALLIPTGEL, from the coding sequence GTGCATTTAATTTATACGAGTAATGCCATAGATACAAAAAAAGCAGTGCAGTTAAGAGCTCAAAATAAATCAATTATATTAAGAAAAAAAGTATTTTTTATTTTAATAACAACTGTTATTGTAACAATTGGTTTGATGTTTGGAGCCATCTTGAATGTTTTTGCATCCGAGAATACGGAAACGGTTCAACAGCAAGAAGAACAATTCATACAAATTTATGTAAAACCTGGAGATACACTATGGAGTATTGCTAAGTGTTATGTACCTAGAGAGATGGACATCCGATATTTTATTTCTAAAATTAAAAATAAAAATCATCTAGAAAATAGTAATATTATTATAGGACAAGCTTTATTGATTCCTACTGGAGAATTATAG